A genomic segment from Spinacia oleracea cultivar Varoflay chromosome 3, BTI_SOV_V1, whole genome shotgun sequence encodes:
- the LOC130469261 gene encoding receptor-like protein EIX2 has product MGKVQIYYLLTIVPLFVLFIENMKLCSCGMYSNSSHLLKLGCKPAERKALLNFKSSVTFYDKHVSSSWKGEDCCSWRRVKCNPTTGHVVQLRLHGSCPTDTCDNLFEARKMESSLVYLLELNHLEHLDVSGNDFGNSSIPKFMGSMQELRYLNLSYTSNPLYGKVPNELGNLTNLQVLDLKSYETYLFTDSLKWSSSLQQLRYLDLTGTNLSQVNNSSFKSLGFV; this is encoded by the coding sequence ATGGGTAAAGTGCAAATATATTATTTGCTTACTATTGTTCccctttttgttttgtttattgAAAATATGAAGTTGTGTAGTTGTGGCATGTACTCCAACAGCAGCCATTTGCTGAAGTTGGGGTGTAAGCCTGCTGAAAGGAAGGCACTGCTCAACTTCAAGAGCAGTGTTACCTTCTATGATAAACATGTTTCGTCTTCATGGAAAGGCGAGGATTGCTGTAGCTGGCGTAGGGTTAAGTGTAATCCTACTACTGGCCACGTCGTCCAACTCCGTCTCCATGGCAGCTGCCCAACAGATACATGTGATAACTTGTTTGAAGCTAGAAAGATGGAGTCGTCTTTGGTATATTTGTTGGAGTTGAACCATCTTGAGCATCTCGATGTGAGCGGCAACGACTTCGGTAATAGCAGTATCCCGAAATTTATGGGTTCAATGCAGGAACTCAGGTATCTCAACCTCTCATATACGAGTAATCCCCTTTATGGAAAAGTTCCTAATGAACTTGGTAATCTCACTAACTTGCAAGTCCTCGATCTAAAATCTTACGAAACCTATTTATTTACAGATAGTTTGAAATGGTCTTCTAGTCTTCAGCAATTGCGTTACCTAGATTTAACTGGTACAAATTTAAGTCAGGTCAATAATTCCTCTTTTAAGAGTCTTGGGTTTGTCTGA